The nucleotide sequence GTGGGAAGGGCAGCCCCGAATGGACGTAGCGAAAAGCCTGCTCGCCAAAATGGTGGACTCGCTGAACGCGTATCCAAACCTGGAGCTGGGGCTGCGCGCGTACGGACACTTGCACGATAGGTCGGAAAACAACTGCGAGGACTCCAAGCTGGAAGTGCCCTTCGCGCCCAAGAATGCGGCGGCCATCAAAACCCGCCTTAAAACCCTTGAGCCCAAAGGCAACACGCCCATCACCTACTCCCTGCTCCAATCAGCCGGCGACTTCCCAACCGATAAGACGGCACGCAACGTGCTCATTCTTATCACCGACGGGTTGGAATCGTGCAAAGGTGACCCGTGCGCCACCTCCATAGCGTTGCAGCGGAAGCGTGTTTTCCTTAAGCCCTTTGTTATTGGCATTGGAGCCGAAAAGGAGTTCGGCAAGCAACTGGAATGCCTGGGGCAGTACTACAACGCGGCGGACGTGAAAACTTTTCGCACCATCCTCAACGATGTAGTAACGCAGACCCTGGCCAAAACTACCGTAGCCGTCAACCTCACTGATGAAGCTGGCAAACCCGTGGAGTCGAACGTGAACATGACGTTCATCAACAACATCACGGAGCAGCCCGAATACAACTACGTGCATTACCGCGACGCCCAAGGCAAACCCGACGTGCTCGACATTGACGCCTTGCAAAGCTATGACCTAATAGTGAATACGGTGCCGCCCGTGCGGCAGCAGAACTTGCCCATCAAGCCGGGCAAGGCCAACGTACTCACTTACAAAACGCCCCAGGGAACGTTGTGGCTGCAAAGCCCCAATATGATAGCCAACCCCTACGGCAACGTGCAGGCGGTGGTCCGGCAGGCAGGTAAAGACTACACGCTGCTTGCCTTGCCTTTTGGAGCCCGCCAAAAGCTTCTAGCCGGCAACTACGAAGTGGAGCTCTTGACCCTGCCCCGCCAGCTTCGCCGCATCACCATTAAGCAAGGCGAGGAAACCACCGTCACGTATCCGGCGCCCGGCACATTGAACATCGTTTCCGACCTGAAAGGGTACGGCAGCCTCTACCGCCTCAACGACGACGAAAGCCAAACCTGGATTTATAACCTCCCTGACGGGGGCAGCAGCAAAGTGAATATCACGCTCCAACCTGGCGCCTACCGGCTGATATTCCGCACTAAAAACGCCACTGGCAGCAAGTTCACGGACGTGCGCAACTTCACCATCCGCTCTGGCCAGACCAGTTCCGTTAGCATCTTCGGCAAATGAATGGCTACTCTTAGCCTAAGCTCAAACCCCAACAACAGACTACAACGACATACTCTTCACTCACCATACATGAAAGACTTCCCTTACACCGAATCGAAAGACACCCGCAGCGGCTTTGGCGCGGGCTTGCAAGAGTTGGGTAAAACCAACCCCAACGTAGTAGCCCTGTGCGCCGACTTAGTTGGCTCGCTGAAAATGGACGCCTTTATCAAAGACAACCCGGAGCGTTTTTTCCAGGTGGGCATTGCCGAAGCCAACATGATGGGGCTGGCTGCGGGCCTTACCATTGGTGGCAAGATTCCGTTTACGGGCACGTTTGCCAACTTCAGCACAGGCCGCGTCTACGACCAGATTCGGCAGAGCATTGCGTATTCCAACAAGAACGTGAAGATCTGCGCTTCCCACGCGGGCCTCACTTTGGGCGAAGACGGCGCTACGCACCAGATTCTGGAAGATGTGGGCATGATGAAAATGCTGCCCCACATGACCGTCATCAACCCCTGCGACTACAACCAGACCAAAGCCGCCACCTTGGCCATTGCCGACTACGAAGGCCCGGTATATCTACGTTTCGGCCGGCCTGTGGTTCCCAACTTCACCCCCGCCGACCAGGAGTTTGAAATCGGTAAGGGCGTGCTGCTAAACGAAGGCACCGATGTCAGTATTTTCGCCACGGGCCACTTAGTATGGAAGGCAATTCTGGCCGGCAAGCTTCTCGCTGATAAGGGCATCAACGCTGAAATCATCAACATCCACACCATCAAACCGCTGGATGCACAACTGATTCTGGAGTCGGCCCGCAAGACTCGTTGCGTGGTAACGGCTGAAGAGCACCAGATGAACGGCGGCCTCGGCGACTCTATCGCTCAACTACTATCCCGCGAGGAGCCCCTCCCCCTGGAAATGGTAGCCGTGAACGACTCGTTCGGAGAGAGCGGTACGCCAGACCAACTGATGGAAAAGTATCAGCTCAACGAGGCTGCTATTGTACGGGCCGTTGAAAAGGTAATGGCGCGTCGGAAGTAATAATTCAGTGAATAAAACAAAACCGCCCCGGCTGCTACCTAGCAACCGGGGCGGTTTTGCGTTGTATAGGCTACACGCGAGCTACCTCGTAATTCGGTTGAGTTTCAAGAAGCCTCTATACGGTCTGTTTGCAATCTGGTACATAAGGAGCCCTTCGTCGGCGTTCCAGTACGATTTATCCCCGTTTTCATGCACGATTATATACGTGGTAAACGTGCCCATCGGGATAGTGATAACTGTGTCAGCAACTAGTAACAGCAGAGTCCTTTGTGCATAGTGGTGCTGGTAAGGCATGGAGTAACGAGCACTGGCGCACAGCCCATCAGCCTCGTTGTACTATAGCAAACTCCTTGGTTTTCTAGGCCTTAGAACCGCAGACCAGCCAAGCGCTGTTCCAGCATTGCATCCAGACTTTGCCACTGTGCGCGGTTGCTGAAGGTATAGTCCTGATAGCACGCCAAGAAGGCGCCAGCTTCGTGCTCTACTTCCTGCATTTCCTCCAGTGAGCCCCCGGCAGCCCGTTCGTAATCTGCTGCCAAGCCATAAATCCAGCCTACCTCCGCATCTGATTCTACCAGCGTCCGCAAGCGATACAACGACCGCACAAGCTGGCTTACGGGCCAGGTGCCGGTAGCAAACTGCCGATACAGCCAGCCGATGCCAGGGCGGACCGTGAAATACACATCCGGAAAGGCATTCTTCAGGAAGCGCGGCACTTCCTGCTTGTTGGTGTGGAGCACGCGGTAGAGGTGCAAAAAAAAGGTGTCGGCTGGCTCGTCGCGCAGTAACACCTCATCCAACCAGTCACTTATATCGGCTCGTTCAAGTACTTCCACCTGCAAAGCCAACCGAATATAGAACGCTGCTTCCGCTACGGGCAGACCTTCAAGCTCAGTATCTAACTTCATGGCTGTAGTTTCAGGCAGCTAGGGGTGCCTGGCAGTATACTCTTACGCTAGTTGAGCATACTAGTGCGTGGAGTACGCCACATTTCTGCTGCTGCCTGCACTACGTGGCGGATGTTGTTTCATCAGCTCGAAAGAACGAATGAATGCATACGGCACGTAGTGCAGGTGAAACGCACAATTAGAAGACTACTGTTCGCTGAGGAGCAAGCGTTGCGTCAGCTGACCCGTTGGCTCGTGTTACCAAACCAAATGGGGCGCTTTTAC is from Hymenobacter tibetensis and encodes:
- a CDS encoding vWA domain-containing protein, whose amino-acid sequence is MCRLAALLCTILLLAIWPGRELCAQNVPPVKPQVTRILFLLDASGSMLAPWEGQPRMDVAKSLLAKMVDSLNAYPNLELGLRAYGHLHDRSENNCEDSKLEVPFAPKNAAAIKTRLKTLEPKGNTPITYSLLQSAGDFPTDKTARNVLILITDGLESCKGDPCATSIALQRKRVFLKPFVIGIGAEKEFGKQLECLGQYYNAADVKTFRTILNDVVTQTLAKTTVAVNLTDEAGKPVESNVNMTFINNITEQPEYNYVHYRDAQGKPDVLDIDALQSYDLIVNTVPPVRQQNLPIKPGKANVLTYKTPQGTLWLQSPNMIANPYGNVQAVVRQAGKDYTLLALPFGARQKLLAGNYEVELLTLPRQLRRITIKQGEETTVTYPAPGTLNIVSDLKGYGSLYRLNDDESQTWIYNLPDGGSSKVNITLQPGAYRLIFRTKNATGSKFTDVRNFTIRSGQTSSVSIFGK
- a CDS encoding transketolase family protein, encoding MKDFPYTESKDTRSGFGAGLQELGKTNPNVVALCADLVGSLKMDAFIKDNPERFFQVGIAEANMMGLAAGLTIGGKIPFTGTFANFSTGRVYDQIRQSIAYSNKNVKICASHAGLTLGEDGATHQILEDVGMMKMLPHMTVINPCDYNQTKAATLAIADYEGPVYLRFGRPVVPNFTPADQEFEIGKGVLLNEGTDVSIFATGHLVWKAILAGKLLADKGINAEIINIHTIKPLDAQLILESARKTRCVVTAEEHQMNGGLGDSIAQLLSREEPLPLEMVAVNDSFGESGTPDQLMEKYQLNEAAIVRAVEKVMARRK